One stretch of Bacteroidota bacterium DNA includes these proteins:
- the rpsQ gene encoding 30S ribosomal protein S17, translating into MGLVVSDKMDKTISVAIQRQVKHPIYGKFIKQTTKLMAHDEANDAGAGDTVRIMEMRPMSKHKRWRLVEIVERAK; encoded by the coding sequence ATCGGGCTCGTCGTCTCGGACAAGATGGACAAGACGATCTCCGTCGCTATCCAGCGCCAGGTGAAGCACCCGATCTACGGCAAGTTCATCAAGCAGACGACCAAGCTCATGGCCCACGACGAGGCCAACGACGCCGGGGCCGGCGACACGGTCCGCATCATGGAGATGCGCCCGATGAGCAAGCACAAGCGCTGGCGGCTCGTCGAGATCGTCGAACGCGCCAAATAG
- the rpmC gene encoding 50S ribosomal protein L29, producing MKAKEVRELSSEEITQRIKDEEHDLDVLTFQHAIAQLEDPLVLRRKRREVARLKTILKQKQGSLTQTVS from the coding sequence ATGAAAGCCAAAGAAGTCCGCGAACTCTCCTCCGAGGAGATCACGCAGCGCATCAAAGACGAGGAGCACGACCTCGACGTGCTGACCTTCCAGCACGCCATCGCGCAGCTCGAGGACCCCCTCGTGCTCCGCCGCAAGCGCCGCGAAGTCGCCCGCCTCAAGACCATCCTCAAGCAGAAACAGGGGTCTCTTACGCAGACCGTCTCCTGA
- the rplP gene encoding 50S ribosomal protein L16 — MLMPKRTKFRKMQKGRIKGNAQRGSRINFGDFAIKTLEPGWITSRQIEACRVAITRKIKRTGKVWIRIFPDKPITKKPAETRMGKGKGSPEYFVAVVKPGRILFELAGVPEDLAREAMALAQYKLPVKTKFVVRPDYVAPVATRK; from the coding sequence ATGTTGATGCCCAAGCGCACCAAGTTCCGCAAGATGCAGAAGGGGCGCATCAAGGGGAACGCGCAGCGCGGCTCCCGGATCAACTTCGGCGACTTCGCCATCAAGACGCTCGAGCCGGGCTGGATCACCTCGCGCCAGATCGAGGCCTGCCGCGTGGCGATCACCCGTAAGATCAAGCGTACGGGTAAAGTCTGGATCCGGATCTTCCCGGACAAGCCGATCACCAAGAAGCCCGCCGAGACCCGGATGGGCAAGGGCAAGGGCTCGCCGGAGTACTTCGTCGCTGTCGTCAAGCCGGGCCGCATCCTGTTCGAGCTGGCTGGCGTGCCGGAAGACCTCGCCCGCGAGGCGATGGCGCTGGCGCAGTACAAGCTCCCGGTCAAGACCAAGTTCGTCGTCCGCCCGGACTACGTCGCCCCCGTCGCCACGCGAAAATAA
- the rpsC gene encoding 30S ribosomal protein S3 yields the protein MGQKINPVGFRLGVIRGWDSNWYTDGSYADKLVEDEEIRRYLDARLKRAGLSRVVIERTPKRVILTLHTSRPGVVIGRGGTEVEKLREELKQLTEKDIQININEIKRPEVDASLVAQNIAQQLEGRVSFRRAMKQSLSAAMRMGAEGIRVKLAGRLGGAEMSRTEQYLEGRVPLHTMRADIDYAEATAFTIQGTTGVKVWIYRGEILGKPDLSPNAQVQRQQQMSAPPPERRRRGERGERGGRGGRGGRGGEGGGGRRSRRS from the coding sequence TCGGAGTCATCCGCGGCTGGGACTCCAACTGGTACACCGACGGATCGTACGCCGACAAGCTCGTCGAGGACGAGGAGATCCGCCGCTACCTCGACGCCCGCCTCAAGCGCGCAGGCCTGAGCCGCGTCGTGATCGAGCGCACGCCGAAGCGCGTCATCCTCACGCTCCACACGAGCCGCCCCGGCGTGGTCATCGGGCGCGGGGGGACCGAGGTGGAGAAGCTGCGCGAGGAGCTCAAGCAGCTCACCGAGAAAGACATCCAGATCAACATCAACGAAATCAAGCGGCCCGAAGTCGACGCCTCGCTCGTGGCGCAGAACATCGCCCAGCAGCTCGAGGGCCGCGTCTCGTTCCGCCGCGCGATGAAGCAGTCGCTCTCGGCCGCGATGCGGATGGGGGCCGAGGGCATCCGCGTCAAGCTCGCCGGCCGCCTCGGTGGGGCCGAGATGAGCCGGACCGAGCAGTACCTCGAGGGCCGCGTCCCGCTCCACACGATGCGCGCCGACATCGACTACGCCGAGGCGACGGCCTTCACGATCCAGGGCACGACCGGCGTCAAGGTCTGGATCTACCGGGGTGAGATCCTCGGCAAGCCTGACCTCAGCCCGAACGCGCAGGTCCAGCGCCAGCAGCAGATGTCGGCCCCGCCGCCGGAGCGCCGCCGCCGTGGCGAGCGCGGGGAGCGCGGCGGCCGAGGAGGTCGCGGCGGTCGGGGTGGCGAGGGCGGCGGCGGTCGCCGTTCGCGCCGCAGCTAA